In Parus major isolate Abel chromosome 19, Parus_major1.1, whole genome shotgun sequence, a genomic segment contains:
- the RTN4RL1 gene encoding reticulon-4 receptor-like 1, whose protein sequence is MLRQGGFAELLLVLLGLKVPAALGCPTDCVCYPSPMTVSCQAHNFVTIPEGIPEDSERIFLQNNQITLLLRGHFSPSMVTLWIYSNNITFIDPNTFDGFINLEELDLGDNRYLRALAADTFQGLVKLHALYLYKCGLSSLPSGIFGGLHNLQYLYLQDNHIEFLQDDIFVDLVNLSHLFLHGNKLWSLHQNTFRGLINLDRLLIHQNQLQWIHRRAFHDLRRLTTLFLFNNSLSELQGDCLAHLGALEFLRLNGNPWSCDCKARSLWEWLHRFRGSSSSVICESPEQMHGKDLKVLRAEDFRNCSGSESLHQMKTHTFSTADRGAPKSHHPHHSSKEKGKERGAENSLHSSQPAGPPGSRPGYRKPGKNCTSHKSRNRTSKPVSLGPRKNGQEVPDYVPDYQHKYSFGAMPTLSPKRKGKCTRRTPIRPPSGVQQAAGCPGLRASLLVFMVVLAAVIR, encoded by the coding sequence GGGGGTTTgcggagctgctgctggtgctgctggggctgaaggTGCCCgctgccctgggctgccccaCCGACTGCGTGTGCTACCCCTCGCCCATGACCGTCAGCTGCCAGGCTCACAACTTCGTCACCATCCCCGAGGGCATCCCCGAGGACAGCGAGAGGATCTTCCTCCAAAACAACCAGATCACCTTGCTGCTGCGGGGCCACTTCAGCCCTTCCATGGTCACCCTCTGGATCTACTCCAACAACATCACCTTCATCGACCCCAACACCTTCGACGGGTTCATCAACCTGGAAGAGCTGGACCTGGGGGACAACCGCTACTTAAGGGCTTTAGCTGCAGACACTTTCCAAGGGCTGGTGAAACTCCACGCCTTGTATCTGTACAAGTGCGGGCTGAGCTCCCTCCCCAGCGGGATTTTCGGTGGCCTCCACAACCTGCAATACCTTTACCTGCAAGACAACCACATCGAGTTTCTTCAGGATGATATTTTTGTTGACTTGGTTAACCTCAGCCAtctttttctccatggaaaCAAGCTCTGGAGCCTCCATCAGAACACATTCAGGGGACTAATAAACCTGGATCGGCTGCTCATCCATCAAAATCAGCTGCAGTGGATTCATAGGCGGGCTTTTCATGACCTCCGAAGATTGACCACCCTTTTCCTGTTCAATAACAGCCTCTCGGAGCTGCAGGGGGACTGCCTGGCCCACCTGGGAGCCCTGGAGTTTCTCAGGCTGAATGGGAACCCATGGAGCTGCGACTGCAAAGCCCGTTCCCTCTGGGAATGGCTGCACAGGTTCAGAGGCTCCAGCTCCAGCGTCATCTGCGAGTCCCCCGAGCAGATGCACGGCAAGGACCTCAAGGTGCTAAGAGCAGAAGACTTTAGGAACTGTTCAGGGTCCGAGTCGCTCCACCAGATGAAAACACACACCTTCTCTACGGCGGACAGAGGAGCCCCCAAATCCCACCACCCTCACCACTCCTccaaggagaaggggaaggagcgAGGGGCTGAGAACAGTTTGCACAGCAGCCAGCCCGCCGGCCCCCCCGGCTCCCGGCCGGGCTACCGCAAACCCGGCAAGAACTGCACCAGCCACAAAAGCCGAAACCGAACCTCCAAACCGGTGTCCTTGGGGCCGCGCAAAAACGGGCAGGAGGTGCCAGACTATGTGCCTGATTATCAGCACAAATACAGCTTTGGGGCCATGCCCACGCTGTCCCCCAAGCGCAAGGGTAAGTGCACCCGGCGGACGCCCATCCGCCCGCCCAGCGGGGTCCAGCAGGCTGCCGGCTGCCCGGGGCTCAGGGCGTCGCTCCTGGTTTTTATGGTGGTGTTGGCGGCCGTCATCCGCTGA